The genomic stretch ACTCGTGCAGGTGGTAGTCCAACCATTCAAAACTTGCCTGAATAATGCTGTGCAATTGCGCCAGGGTCAGGTCCGAACGCAGCACCAACCGGCGCCACACCGGCGGCTTCGTGTCCTCAATGGCCACCTTCAGCTGCAGCAGCGGCACCGGATGGGTCGGTGCCGGGCCTGGGCCCCCACTGACGGACCCCGGAAGACGTGGACCGGCGACGCCGCCGCCCTCCACGTGCCCACCCATCGCCAGCAAAACCATGGGCACCAGGGCCGGCCGCACCCGCACGGCCCCATCCATGGTGACCAGGCCCAACTCTTCCAGCTCCGCCATGCGCTGGCGCAGGAGCCGGCCGCCAAACTCATCCATGCCCATGCTCTCAAGGGTTTCCGGGTTCTCCAGCAAGGACAACGGAATCGTGTGCCCGGCGAGCGCTGCGGCGTACAGCAGTCCGGCCTGGGCCTCCGCGGCCGGGGCAACCCACGGCGCCCAATCCTGCTCCCCCTTGACCGCCACGGAGAGGAAGTTGGCCATCAATCCGCGCAAGGCTGCCAGATGTGCCGGGTGCCCGGGGCTCAGCATCGCCTCGACGTTGGGGGTGGGCCATGCCTTGGTGGAGCCGACGTCGATAAATCCGCCACCCTCCAGCGCCGCCCAGATCTTCGACAGCAGGGGCAGCTCATGCATGGTCTTCACAATCAGGGGTGTGCCGGGCTCCAGGCCCTCCGCGTTGAAACCGGGTATTAGTTGGCGTTTCGCATTGCGCCCGGCCCCCTTGGCCGCCAGCCCCACGGCCGCCGCGGCGCCCTCAATCTCCGTCAGCTTGAGCGCCCCGGTGGAAGTAACCTGCTTGCCGTCGCCGAGCCATTGCAGCAAGGACGTCAGATGCTTGGCCAGTTGGGTTTCGGACAGCGCGGCAAGTTCCTGCTCCGCGCTCGGGGGCTCCGGCAGGTCCATTCCACCGAGCTCCTCCACTTCCTCGGCATCCATGTGGAACAAGTCATGGATTTGCTCATAGTCCTCCTGGGTGCCGGTCCAGATGCCCGCCTCGTCCAAAAACTCCAGAAACAGGTGGATGGCCTCATGGGCGAACATGAGCGGCTCGTCATCGCCGCCGCTTGCTTCGTCCATGGTCGCAAACAGGGAAGCCAGGGCCTCGCCAAACGGTTCGGCCGCAAATTCGGTGGCCACCGACGACGGCGCCACCTCAAAGTACGCCATCACCAGCAGCTCCACCGGCTTCAGGAAATCCATGGCGTCCTGCGCCGAGATGTCTCGGGTGTCCTTGCACCACTGGATGAAGGCAGGTACGACGGCGTCCACGGCACGGGAGGCGCGCAGCCCTCCAACGGAGGTGACAGTGCGTTGCTCGCTGGGACGCTTGGGCTTCTTGGGCATGGGTTTCCTTTGGGCGGGCGGGCAGGGTCTCGACTACATATTCTATCCGCGGCGGCTGGCCGGGTGGATGCTGGACTTGCGTGCAGCCACGATCCGGCACACCCCTCAGCACACTGATAACCCCTCCTACCGGGTAATACTGCGGCAGCCGGCGCCCGTGCTGATAGCGTCGATCGTGAATCCAGACAGACACGGGGAGAACACATCATGGCAGTGGCAGGCACCGGCTTCTCTGAAGCCGATTGGGAGGGCCTGGCCCTTGAACGGCTGGCCGAGCCGTTGGGCTGGAAACCCGTGCACGGCGAGGACATTGCACCCGGGAAGGGTGAGCGCGAGTCCTGGTCCGAGCTGCTCATCCGCCCCCGGCTGCTGGCCGCCTTGCAAAAGTTCAACCCCACGGTGCCGCTGCAGTACATCAAGCAGGCGCTGGCGGAGATCACCTCCCCCAAGTCCAATGACGCCATCACCGAGAACCAGCGCATCCACGCCTACCTGGTCCACGGCTACAAGCTCAGCTACATTGACCCCGACGGCGCCGACGTCAACGCCACCATCCACCTCCTCAGCGCCGACCCCGATCAGAACGACTGGCTCGCCGTCAACCAGGCCACCCTCATTGCCGGCGACTACAAACGGCGCTTCGACCTGGTCCTGTATTGCAACGGCATGCCGGTGAGCATCATTGAGCTGAAGAAGGCCGGCAGCGCCCAGGCCGATCTCGCCGCCGCCCACGCCCAGCTGCAGACTTACCTGCGCGAATTCCCCATGGCCTTCCGCTTTTGCGTCTTCGCCCTCGCCAGTGACGGCATCAGCGCGAAGTACGGCACCCCGTTCACACCGTTCAACCACTTCTCACCATGGAATGTGGATGACGACGGCGATCCCGTCCCCTTGGGCTTCACCATTGACGGGGAAGTTGTCACCGCCATGGAGACCGCGTTGCTGGGCCTGTACAACCAGGACCGCTTCCTGCAGCTGCTCAACGATTTCACCGCATTCGATGAAAACGCCAACGGGCTGAGCAAGCGGATCGCCAAACCACACCAATACTTCGCCGTCACCAAAGCCGTGGGAAGCACCGTCCAGGCGGTGGAATCGAACGGGAAGGCCGGCGTCGTCTGGCACACCCAGGGATCCGGCAAGTCCATGGAAATGGAGCTGTACACCAACCGGGTGATCCGCCACCCCCGCCTGAAAAACCCGACGGTTGTGGTCATCACCGACCGCAACGAATTGGACGGCCAGCTCTACGAAACCTTCACCCAGAGCCAATTGCTGCCCGAGGCGCCGCGGCAGATCAAGCGCCGCTCCGAGCTGCGGGAGGAACTGGGAAACCGCACCACCGGCGGCATCTACTTCACCACCCTGCAGAAGTTCGGGCTCAGCAAGGCCGAGAAGGACTCCGGCACCGTCCACCCGCTACTCTCCGACCGGCGCAACATCATCGTGGTGGTGGATGAGGCGCACCGCAGCCACTACGACGACCTGGACGGCTACGCCCGCCACCTGCGCGACGCCCTCCCCCACGCCACGCTGATCGCCTTCACCGGCACGCCCATCTCCTTCGATGACCGCAACACCCGCGACGTCTTTGGCGATTACATCGACATTTACGACCTCACCCGTGCCGTGGACGACGGCGCCACCGTGCCCGTGTATTTCGAGCCGCGCCTGATCAAGGTGGGCCTGGCCGGTACCATCACCGAGGAGGATCTGGACAGCGCCGCGGATGACGCCACGGTGGGCCTGGACGTGACGGAACGGGCACGCATCGAGGCGAGTGTCGCCGTCGTCAACGCCGTGTACGGCGCACCGGAACGCATCGCCGCCCTCGCCGAGGACCTGGTTGCGCACTGGGAGCTGCGGCGGGCCGCCATGCACAAGTTTATCGAGGTGCCGGGCAAGGCCATGATCGTGGGAGGGACGCGGGAAATCTGCGCCCGCCTGTACAACGCCATTGTGACGCTGCGCCCGGATTGGCACTCCGGCGAGCTGGACAAGGGCAGGATCAAGGTGGTGTATTCCGGCGACGCCACTGATGCCCCGCCCGTCTCCGACCATGTGCGGCGCGACTCCGAAAACGCCGTGATCAAGTCCCGGCTCAAGGACGCCGAGGACGAGCTGGAACTAGTGATCGTCAAGGACATGATGCTCACCGGATTCGACGCTCCGCCCCTGCACACCTTGTACCTGGACCGGCCGTTGAAGGGTGCCCTGCTCATGCAGACCCTGGCCCGGGTGAACCGGACGTTCCGCGGCAAGGAGGACGGCCTGCTGGTGGCGTATGCACCGCTGGCGGACAACCTGGCCAAGGCGCTGGGCGAATACACGAAGGACGACCAGGCCAACAAGCCCGTGGGCAGGAACATTGACGAGGCGGTTGCCCTGACGTTGGGCCTGTTGGGGACTCTTGGTCAGCTGCTGGCCGGCTTCGATTGGCGGGCAGTTTTGAAGAAGGGCGGGTCCAAGGCGTGGCTCAATGCCGCCACGGGGGCCACCGCTTTCCTGCGCGACCCCGCGCATCCGGGGAACGCGCCGTCGGAAGATGAAACGCTCGCTTCTAAGTACCGCCGCTACAGCGGGCAGCTCTCGCGGGCGTGGGCGTTGTGCTCCGGCTCCGGCGCTTTGGAGGAGGTGCGCCTGGATGTGCAGATGTATGAGGAAATCCGGGTATGGATGGCCAAGTTCGACGCCGCCGACCGCCAGGCCGCGGGCGAACCGATCCCGGAGGACATCCAGAGGCTGCTCGGCGAGCTGATTGCCGGGGCGACGTCGTCGGGCGAGGTGCTGGACATCTACTCAGCGGCCGGCATGCCCAAGCCGTCGCTGGATGACCTGACGCCGGAATTCCTGGCCAAGACCAAGTCCGCCCGTAACCCGCAACTGGCCATCGAGGCGCTGCGCAAGCTCGTGTCCGAGGAATCGGTGGCGACCACGCGCAACAACATTGTGCGCCAGCGCGCCTTCTCCGAGCGCATCACCGAGCTCATGCGCAAGTACACGAACCAGCAGCTCACGAGTGCCCAGATCATTGCCGAGCTTCTGGCAATGGCTGCGGAGATCAATGCCGAGGGCAGCCGCGGCCAAGCCTTCGACCCGCCGTTGAATTCCGACGAACTGGCCTACTACGATGCGGTGTCGGAGAACGATTCCGCCGTGGACGTCATGGGCGAGGGGAAGCTGGCGGAGATCGCCCGTCAGCTGGTGGGCGTCATGCGCCGCGACATCCGCACCGACTGGACCGTGCGCGACGACGTCCGGGCGAAGCTGCGCTCCTCCATCAAACGGCTGTTGGTGATCAACGGCTACCCGCCGGACAGCCAGCCCGAAGCCATCAAGCTGGTCATGGAACAGATGGAATCCATGGCGCCGCGGTTTGCGGAGGCGCGCGGCTGAGCTGCCCCTGGCGCACCCGAGCCCGCCAACTTAACTGGACAAACGGCGTCAATTGTCCAACTTGATCGCTATTGTCCGGGAAAGCTCCTGCTGCGCCCCACGGGTGACCTAAGCTGCGTGTGGCAGCTCACATCACAACGGTGTGTGGGGGCTGCTTCCATCCAGCCGTCCCGCGCCACCAAGGAGCCCAGACATGTCGCCCCACGAAACCGTTGATGATTTAGCCGCAGAAGCAGCTGCCCTCGGCGGGCCAACCGTATCGCAGCAGGAATTCGACGAACTTTTCGAGCAGGTCAAGACGTGGGGGAAGTACTCGAACCCGTCGGCCGGAGCCTGGGAAGCGGTGGGGCCGGCGGCCGCCATCGAGGCGGCATCGCTGGTCAGGACCGGAACCACGGTGTCGATGGCTCTGCCCTGGAATACGACCAGCGGACCCGGCAATGCGAACCCGGCCCTGCACTACATGACCGACCTTGGCGTGCGTGAAGCCCCGGAGCCCTCCTGCAACAAGGATTTCATCGGCGTGGACTACCACGGCAAGGCCGTGAGCCACCTCGACGCCCTCA from Arthrobacter stackebrandtii encodes the following:
- a CDS encoding plasmid pRiA4b ORF-3 family protein, with product MPKKPKRPSEQRTVTSVGGLRASRAVDAVVPAFIQWCKDTRDISAQDAMDFLKPVELLVMAYFEVAPSSVATEFAAEPFGEALASLFATMDEASGGDDEPLMFAHEAIHLFLEFLDEAGIWTGTQEDYEQIHDLFHMDAEEVEELGGMDLPEPPSAEQELAALSETQLAKHLTSLLQWLGDGKQVTSTGALKLTEIEGAAAAVGLAAKGAGRNAKRQLIPGFNAEGLEPGTPLIVKTMHELPLLSKIWAALEGGGFIDVGSTKAWPTPNVEAMLSPGHPAHLAALRGLMANFLSVAVKGEQDWAPWVAPAAEAQAGLLYAAALAGHTIPLSLLENPETLESMGMDEFGGRLLRQRMAELEELGLVTMDGAVRVRPALVPMVLLAMGGHVEGGGVAGPRLPGSVSGGPGPAPTHPVPLLQLKVAIEDTKPPVWRRLVLRSDLTLAQLHSIIQASFEWLDYHLHEFNVGGRNGTNYGPLTSYDYDDGFGDPPQDEAAVTVGQLLNAEKDHISYTYDFGDNWRHRITLEKVLPFAKGPAVRCTGGRGMGPAEDCGGAWGWQNVVAAVNDPAHEEHTEYRGWLGMEQGETLDPKEFDREALDEELAELF
- a CDS encoding type I restriction endonuclease subunit R, which gives rise to MAVAGTGFSEADWEGLALERLAEPLGWKPVHGEDIAPGKGERESWSELLIRPRLLAALQKFNPTVPLQYIKQALAEITSPKSNDAITENQRIHAYLVHGYKLSYIDPDGADVNATIHLLSADPDQNDWLAVNQATLIAGDYKRRFDLVLYCNGMPVSIIELKKAGSAQADLAAAHAQLQTYLREFPMAFRFCVFALASDGISAKYGTPFTPFNHFSPWNVDDDGDPVPLGFTIDGEVVTAMETALLGLYNQDRFLQLLNDFTAFDENANGLSKRIAKPHQYFAVTKAVGSTVQAVESNGKAGVVWHTQGSGKSMEMELYTNRVIRHPRLKNPTVVVITDRNELDGQLYETFTQSQLLPEAPRQIKRRSELREELGNRTTGGIYFTTLQKFGLSKAEKDSGTVHPLLSDRRNIIVVVDEAHRSHYDDLDGYARHLRDALPHATLIAFTGTPISFDDRNTRDVFGDYIDIYDLTRAVDDGATVPVYFEPRLIKVGLAGTITEEDLDSAADDATVGLDVTERARIEASVAVVNAVYGAPERIAALAEDLVAHWELRRAAMHKFIEVPGKAMIVGGTREICARLYNAIVTLRPDWHSGELDKGRIKVVYSGDATDAPPVSDHVRRDSENAVIKSRLKDAEDELELVIVKDMMLTGFDAPPLHTLYLDRPLKGALLMQTLARVNRTFRGKEDGLLVAYAPLADNLAKALGEYTKDDQANKPVGRNIDEAVALTLGLLGTLGQLLAGFDWRAVLKKGGSKAWLNAATGATAFLRDPAHPGNAPSEDETLASKYRRYSGQLSRAWALCSGSGALEEVRLDVQMYEEIRVWMAKFDAADRQAAGEPIPEDIQRLLGELIAGATSSGEVLDIYSAAGMPKPSLDDLTPEFLAKTKSARNPQLAIEALRKLVSEESVATTRNNIVRQRAFSERITELMRKYTNQQLTSAQIIAELLAMAAEINAEGSRGQAFDPPLNSDELAYYDAVSENDSAVDVMGEGKLAEIARQLVGVMRRDIRTDWTVRDDVRAKLRSSIKRLLVINGYPPDSQPEAIKLVMEQMESMAPRFAEARG